A section of the Streptomyces sp. NBC_01591 genome encodes:
- a CDS encoding serine protease codes for MNSSSVSRVSRRSALRTLALAVALVCSATTAWDTTAFAAEPETYALTINHLDRAGRSTGDYETTVTGISGPGADESVKPQDASGTTTVHLPKGRYLLDSFLTGGKGADGMDWIVQPRLDLDHDTTVTVDARTTAPVDVTPPDRAAGFLDGGMFVDVTHGGTTRFINRVIAAPNLRVAHLGPAAEPGSVKQWYDAHWTTENTGYALGYTFTGTRALTGLTRHPSPKDLATLQIRGAARPGTAGAATIELLPSTGPTIGVTQKLATPGTATYLVTPERGTWDITYWAPAEPGTAANRYSANGIAVRAGATTTHTFDNAVFGPHLAGRPGVVRDGDRVTVDVPLLADGDGHVPSSPPYAAASTTLHRNGVLVGTQSGAPGRAEFTVPPGRATYRITSTVKRDGAPGTATRVTASWTFTSDTTTGPASVPVSAVRFSPALSPTGTAAAGTELRVPVTVQGAAADGRTRSLAVSVSMNGGASWTRVPVENGAVTIRNPHAGTGVSLRAELTDTAGNTLTQTIVDAYRTQ; via the coding sequence ATGAACAGTTCTTCCGTATCCCGCGTATCCCGCCGGAGCGCCCTGCGGACTCTGGCTCTCGCCGTCGCCCTGGTCTGCAGCGCGACGACCGCCTGGGACACCACGGCCTTCGCCGCAGAGCCGGAGACGTACGCCCTCACGATCAACCACCTCGACCGCGCCGGCCGCTCGACGGGGGACTACGAAACCACCGTCACCGGGATCTCCGGCCCGGGTGCCGACGAGTCCGTCAAGCCGCAGGACGCCTCCGGCACAACCACCGTGCACCTGCCCAAGGGCCGGTACCTGCTGGACAGTTTCCTGACCGGCGGCAAGGGCGCGGACGGGATGGACTGGATCGTCCAACCGCGCCTCGACCTCGACCACGACACCACCGTCACCGTCGACGCACGGACCACCGCCCCCGTCGACGTGACTCCGCCCGACCGCGCCGCGGGCTTCCTGGACGGCGGGATGTTCGTCGACGTCACACACGGCGGCACCACCCGCTTCATCAACCGGGTCATCGCCGCTCCGAACCTGCGCGTCGCCCACCTGGGCCCCGCCGCCGAACCCGGCTCGGTGAAGCAGTGGTACGACGCGCACTGGACGACCGAGAACACCGGTTACGCGCTCGGCTACACCTTCACCGGCACCCGCGCCCTGACCGGGCTCACCCGGCACCCCTCCCCGAAGGATCTGGCCACCCTGCAGATCCGCGGCGCGGCCCGGCCGGGCACCGCGGGCGCCGCGACCATCGAACTGCTACCGAGTACCGGACCGACCATCGGCGTCACGCAGAAACTGGCGACCCCCGGCACCGCCACTTACCTCGTGACACCCGAACGCGGCACCTGGGACATCACCTACTGGGCCCCCGCCGAGCCCGGCACGGCAGCGAACCGCTACAGCGCCAACGGCATCGCCGTGCGCGCCGGGGCCACGACCACGCACACCTTCGACAACGCCGTCTTCGGCCCCCACCTCGCCGGCCGCCCCGGCGTCGTACGCGACGGCGACCGTGTCACCGTCGATGTCCCGCTGCTCGCCGACGGCGATGGCCACGTGCCGTCCTCACCGCCGTACGCCGCGGCCTCGACCACTCTGCACCGCAACGGGGTGCTCGTCGGGACACAGTCCGGAGCCCCCGGACGAGCCGAGTTCACCGTGCCACCGGGGCGCGCGACGTACCGCATCACCAGCACGGTGAAGCGCGACGGTGCGCCCGGTACCGCTACCCGCGTGACCGCGTCGTGGACCTTCACCTCGGACACGACGACCGGCCCGGCCTCGGTGCCGGTGAGCGCCGTGCGGTTCTCGCCCGCGCTCAGCCCGACCGGCACCGCAGCGGCGGGCACGGAACTCCGTGTCCCCGTCACCGTGCAGGGCGCCGCCGCGGACGGACGCACACGCTCGCTGGCCGTCTCGGTATCCATGAACGGCGGGGCCTCGTGGACCCGGGTCCCGGTCGAGAACGGTGCCGTCACGATCCGCAACCCGCACGCGGGGACCGGCGTCTCCCTGCGCGCAGAGCTGACCGACACGGCCGGGAACACCCTCACCCAGACCATCGTCGACGCCTACCGCACGCAGTGA
- a CDS encoding RNA polymerase sigma factor has translation MRNRFRRGDPDTLAELYDEHAQVLYRYALRVTGDWAEAEDVASATFLEAWRSRENLRPDGDSLRPWLLGIATNIMRRNARARRRREIALARVPERGSIPDFTDDLVTHLADAEQLRAAHAALARLRRRDREVFTLVVWAGLDYAAAAEALGVPVGTVRSRLSRARTRLRELTNAEARATRSHATRAGTERPPAAENREHSAAPASQYRTASPRPGR, from the coding sequence ATGAGGAATCGCTTTCGCCGCGGAGACCCTGACACCCTGGCAGAGCTGTACGACGAGCACGCCCAGGTGCTGTACCGCTATGCCCTGCGGGTGACGGGCGACTGGGCGGAGGCCGAGGACGTCGCCTCAGCGACCTTCCTGGAGGCATGGCGCAGCCGGGAGAACCTGCGCCCCGACGGGGACAGTCTGCGCCCGTGGCTGCTGGGAATCGCCACCAACATCATGCGCCGCAACGCACGCGCACGCCGACGCCGCGAGATCGCGCTCGCCCGCGTCCCGGAACGCGGCTCCATTCCGGACTTCACAGACGATCTCGTCACGCACCTCGCGGATGCCGAGCAACTGCGTGCCGCGCACGCCGCACTTGCCCGCCTGCGGCGCCGCGACCGGGAGGTCTTCACCCTCGTGGTGTGGGCCGGCCTGGACTACGCGGCCGCGGCCGAGGCACTCGGCGTGCCGGTCGGCACCGTCCGCTCACGCCTGTCCCGCGCCCGTACCCGACTGCGCGAACTCACCAATGCCGAAGCCCGCGCCACACGCTCGCACGCCACGCGGGCCGGAACCGAACGACCCCCCGCGGCGGAAAACAGGGAACACTCCGCCGCCCCGGCAAGCCAGTACCGGACCGCTTCCCCGCGGCCCGGTCGTTGA